From one Gadus morhua chromosome 8, gadMor3.0, whole genome shotgun sequence genomic stretch:
- the LOC115548684 gene encoding suppressor protein SRP40-like: MACEQGKLADFKGKTLEEITIEPRETVQTITEEWDDEEESLNEESIEASGSSSSVSRMTSQEDYDSSVPPSQFSADVSESSSSSELLLQPSDSDSSVRPQRCSTPRRSSAFKPSSSSSDSRVSQRSTSSAEKKPKTTHSGMECKGSCLPSWFPVS, encoded by the exons ATGGCATGCGAGCAGGGAAAGTTGGCAGACTTCAAAGGGAAAACATTGGAAGAGATTACCATAGAGCCCAGAG AAACTGTTCAGACAATAACAGAAGAGTGGGATGATGAAGAAGAGAGTCTGAATGAAGAGTCCATTGAGGCCAGTG GATCCAGCTCCTCTGTGAGTCGTATGACAAGTCAAGAAGATTATG ACTCATCGGTGCCACCGAGCCAATTCAGTGCAGATGTTTCAG AATCAAGTTCATCTTCAGAACTTTTGCTGCAGCCTTCTGACTCAG ACTCATCAGTGCGACCCCAGCGCTGTTCCACCCCAAGACGATCATCAGCTTTTAAaccttcatcttcatcatcagacAGCAGAG TCTCACAAAGATCAACCAGTTCAGCAGAAAAGAAGCCTAAAACAACTCATTCAGGTATGGAATGTAAGGGTTCATGTCTGCCTTCATGGTTTCCTGTTAGTTAG